From a region of the Rhipicephalus microplus isolate Deutch F79 chromosome X, USDA_Rmic, whole genome shotgun sequence genome:
- the LOC142775672 gene encoding uncharacterized protein LOC142775672 has protein sequence MWRGSMHCSLIWKDCNLLGSFGGTKLPNGWLQGRSISIRQHTGINNNVPAVTRGSVLHGHKQCIKNRAQKTNKCKGTASDCSPAQSLQQQKGHVVMSGAAAA, from the exons atgtggcgtggaagcatgcattgcagcctcatctggaaggactgcaatctgcttgggagcttcgggGGCACGAAACTGCccaacggctggctgcaag gacgcagcatatccatccggcaacacactggtatcaacaataatg ttccagcagtaacaaggggttcggtgctccacggtcataaacagtgtatcaagaacagagcacagaagaccaacaagtgtaaagggactgccagtgactgttctcctgctcaaagtttacaacagcagaaagggcacgttgtgatgtcaggagcagctgctgcttaa